The following are encoded together in the Tepidiforma bonchosmolovskayae genome:
- the rpsI gene encoding 30S ribosomal protein S9, with the protein MAEQQYYYGTGRRKTAVARVRLIPGPGAIIVNGKPMEEVFPRETHRVEILEPLRRLGREGRFSATIKCAGGGISGWAGAIQMGIARALVASDPSLKPLLKRPENLLTRDPRMKERKKPGLKRARKAPQFTKR; encoded by the coding sequence ATGGCCGAGCAGCAGTACTACTACGGCACTGGCCGCCGCAAGACCGCCGTCGCCCGCGTCCGCCTCATCCCCGGCCCCGGCGCCATCATCGTCAACGGCAAGCCGATGGAAGAGGTCTTCCCCCGCGAAACCCATCGCGTCGAAATCCTCGAACCCCTCCGCCGCCTCGGCCGTGAAGGCCGCTTCTCTGCCACCATCAAGTGCGCCGGCGGCGGAATCAGCGGCTGGGCCGGCGCCATCCAGATGGGCATCGCCCGCGCGCTCGTCGCCTCCGACCCCTCCCTGAAGCCCCTCCTCAAGCGGCCGGAAAACCTCCTCACGCGCGACCCCCGCATGAAGGAGCGCAAGAAGCCCGGCCTTAAGCGTGCCCGCAAGGCGCCCCAGTTCACCAAGCGCTAA
- a CDS encoding GNAT family N-acetyltransferase — MDGAAIRPAGPGDAGALARLRYAFRAEMGQASEPLEAFLARAVPWMAVRLQPGSSWRAWLAEAADGAAAGCAWLQFIEKVPNPGDEEELHGYVTSMYVVPAARGAGVGAALLEAALGACRDAGVDSVLLWPTSRSRPLYGRFGFGQPDDLLELRLGTGRRLP, encoded by the coding sequence GTGGACGGCGCAGCGATCCGTCCGGCCGGCCCGGGAGACGCGGGGGCGCTCGCGCGGCTGCGGTATGCGTTCCGCGCTGAGATGGGGCAGGCCAGCGAGCCGCTGGAGGCGTTCCTCGCGCGGGCGGTGCCCTGGATGGCTGTGCGGCTGCAGCCGGGCAGCAGCTGGCGGGCCTGGCTCGCGGAGGCCGCAGACGGCGCAGCAGCGGGGTGCGCGTGGCTGCAGTTCATCGAGAAGGTGCCGAACCCGGGCGACGAGGAAGAGCTGCACGGCTACGTGACGAGCATGTACGTCGTGCCGGCGGCCCGGGGCGCCGGGGTCGGGGCTGCGCTGCTGGAAGCGGCGCTCGGGGCCTGCCGCGATGCCGGGGTCGACTCCGTGCTCCTGTGGCCGACATCGCGCAGCCGGCCGCTGTACGGGCGGTTCGGGTTCGGGCAGCCGGATGACCTGCTGGAACTGCGGCTGGGGACCGGCCGCCGCCTTCCGTAA
- a CDS encoding aminoglycoside adenylyltransferase domain-containing protein, translating to MGFSRDVGRRLDRALGENLIGLYLHGSATMGAFQYLRSDFDMLAVVERPLTKDEQRVVAELLMDPEMPCPGSGLELSIVTDASLDVESHSPPFELHLCTVPEARTFVDGHGHPGDPDLLIHYAVAREKGRAIIGPPPEEMFPLIPRSWVLEAMADELGWALANATPGYAVLNAVRALRYAYTGDFVSKQEGAYWFFRQRKNMMPVRLALKQHLGRAATGPTPEAAERFVGWALDEINRVRMDLDEDE from the coding sequence ATGGGCTTTTCGCGTGATGTGGGGCGGCGGCTCGACCGGGCGCTGGGTGAGAACCTCATCGGGCTCTACCTGCACGGCTCGGCGACGATGGGAGCGTTCCAGTACCTGCGGTCGGACTTCGACATGCTGGCGGTGGTGGAGCGGCCGCTGACCAAGGACGAGCAGCGGGTGGTCGCGGAGCTGCTGATGGACCCGGAGATGCCGTGCCCGGGTTCGGGGCTGGAGCTGAGCATCGTGACGGACGCGTCGCTGGACGTGGAGAGCCACTCGCCGCCGTTCGAGCTGCACCTGTGCACGGTGCCGGAGGCGCGGACGTTCGTCGACGGGCATGGCCACCCGGGCGACCCGGACCTGCTCATCCACTACGCGGTCGCGCGGGAGAAGGGGCGGGCAATCATCGGCCCCCCGCCGGAGGAGATGTTCCCGCTCATTCCGCGGAGCTGGGTCCTGGAAGCGATGGCCGACGAGCTCGGCTGGGCGCTGGCAAATGCCACGCCGGGCTACGCGGTGCTGAACGCGGTGCGGGCGCTCCGGTATGCCTACACGGGCGACTTCGTGAGCAAGCAAGAAGGGGCGTACTGGTTCTTCCGGCAGCGGAAGAACATGATGCCGGTCCGGCTTGCGCTGAAGCAGCACCTCGGCCGGGCGGCGACCGGCCCGACGCCGGAGGCGGCGGAGCGGTTCGTGGGCTGGGCGCTGGACGAGATCAACCGGGTGCGGATGGACCTGGACGAGGACGAGTAG
- a CDS encoding alpha/beta fold hydrolase has translation MPFAVCNGVRLYYEVHGAGEPLLLVMGQGSDHHGWDPVLDDFAARYQVIVYDHRGTGQSDKPTEPPYTTRMLAADAVGLLGHLGIDRAHVYGISMGGRICQWIAIDYPERVRCVVLGCTTPGDAHGVKRPEEVDAKMRNRPQDPESAATWLAEEMVSPGWLAEHPEYLAFLRERARNPIPAYAQRLHYEASQGHDAWERLTEIRAPVLVIHGTEDRINPTANAELLAGRIPGAELYLVRGGRHGYFIEFREEAGAAVMGFLERHTTR, from the coding sequence ATGCCGTTCGCGGTATGCAACGGGGTGCGGCTGTACTACGAGGTGCACGGTGCGGGCGAGCCGCTGCTGCTCGTCATGGGGCAGGGGAGCGACCACCACGGATGGGACCCGGTGCTGGACGACTTCGCGGCGCGGTACCAGGTCATCGTGTACGACCACCGGGGCACCGGCCAGAGCGACAAACCGACCGAGCCGCCGTACACGACGCGGATGCTGGCAGCGGATGCGGTGGGGCTGCTCGGGCATCTGGGGATCGACCGGGCGCATGTGTACGGGATTTCGATGGGCGGCCGCATCTGCCAGTGGATCGCCATCGACTACCCGGAGCGGGTGCGCTGCGTGGTGCTCGGGTGCACGACGCCCGGCGATGCGCACGGGGTGAAGCGGCCGGAGGAGGTCGACGCGAAGATGCGGAACCGGCCGCAGGACCCTGAGTCGGCGGCGACCTGGCTGGCGGAGGAGATGGTGAGTCCCGGCTGGCTGGCGGAGCACCCGGAGTACCTGGCGTTTTTGCGCGAACGGGCGCGCAATCCGATCCCGGCGTACGCGCAGCGGTTGCATTACGAGGCCAGCCAGGGGCACGATGCATGGGAGAGGCTGACGGAGATCCGCGCGCCGGTGCTGGTGATCCACGGGACGGAGGACCGGATCAACCCGACCGCGAATGCGGAGCTGCTGGCGGGGCGGATTCCGGGGGCGGAGCTGTATCTTGTACGAGGAGGGCGGCACGGGTACTTCATCGAGTTTCGCGAAGAAGCGGGCGCGGCGGTGATGGGGTTCCTGGAGCGTCACACCACGAGGTAG
- a CDS encoding VWA domain-containing protein has protein sequence MTFLWPWMLLALGVVPVLAGLYAVMQRRRPKYAARFTNLDLLANVVEASPGWRRHIPPVLYLLAIAAVVVALARPQLVTKTPRQEGTVVLVTDVSGSMNATDVNPTRMAAAQEAAHTLVDRLPKGFRVSLIAFSSGVSVLVAPTTEKESVHAAIDRLSPLGGTAMGDALATAVDVVKAALAPADGVSGGPAPAPEAPIRAEGEAAPAVIVLLSDGANTVGTYQPLDAARLAAEAGIPVYAVALGTPDGVAVVIDPQGRQRTVRVPPDVETLQAIAETTGGRAFQAPGADQLASIYRDLGDRIGYYDERTDVTWAGAALAGVLVLAGGALGLLWFNRFP, from the coding sequence ATGACGTTCCTGTGGCCGTGGATGCTGCTTGCGCTGGGCGTGGTGCCGGTGCTGGCCGGGCTGTACGCGGTGATGCAGCGGCGGCGGCCGAAGTACGCCGCACGGTTCACCAACCTCGACCTGCTGGCGAACGTGGTCGAAGCGAGCCCGGGCTGGCGGCGGCACATCCCCCCGGTGCTGTACCTGCTGGCCATCGCGGCAGTGGTTGTCGCGCTGGCCAGGCCGCAGCTGGTGACGAAGACCCCGCGGCAGGAGGGGACGGTGGTGCTGGTAACCGACGTCTCGGGGTCGATGAATGCTACGGATGTGAACCCGACGCGGATGGCAGCGGCGCAGGAGGCAGCGCACACGCTGGTCGACCGTCTGCCGAAGGGGTTCCGGGTCAGCCTGATCGCGTTTTCGAGCGGGGTGAGCGTGCTGGTTGCACCGACGACGGAGAAGGAGAGCGTCCATGCGGCGATTGACCGCCTGTCGCCGCTCGGCGGGACGGCGATGGGCGACGCGCTGGCGACGGCGGTCGACGTGGTGAAGGCCGCGCTCGCGCCCGCGGATGGGGTGAGCGGGGGGCCCGCGCCGGCGCCGGAGGCGCCGATCCGCGCGGAGGGGGAAGCAGCCCCGGCGGTGATCGTGCTGCTCTCGGACGGGGCGAACACGGTCGGCACGTACCAGCCGCTGGATGCGGCGCGGCTGGCGGCGGAGGCTGGCATCCCGGTGTACGCGGTCGCGCTGGGGACGCCTGACGGCGTGGCAGTGGTCATCGACCCGCAGGGGCGGCAGCGGACGGTGCGGGTTCCGCCGGATGTCGAGACGCTGCAGGCGATTGCGGAGACGACGGGAGGGCGGGCGTTCCAGGCGCCGGGCGCTGACCAGCTGGCGAGCATCTACCGGGACCTTGGGGACCGGATCGGGTACTACGATGAGCGAACGGATGTGACCTGGGCCGGCGCGGCGCTGGCGGGGGTGCTGGTGCTGGCGGGGGGAGCGCTGGGGCTGCTCTGGTTCAATCGCTTCCCGTAA
- a CDS encoding DUF58 domain-containing protein: protein MSGLAVRRPRREAPGPGPMPEAVLRALDISIGRRVSSLLAGDFRSHGLGAGSELAQVREYVPGDDVRRIDWNVTARTLVPHVREFVAERVLTTWLVLDASPSMLFGTAERRKFDVAEGVALAAGHVATRHGNALGVYQFDGVTERLTRPAQGRAGLLALLLALRLQPPSEGATASLGRAIARVDRVAGRGRLVILVSDFRGPRDWERPLLQLCGRHDVIAVEIRDPREQELPDVGELWLVDPETGRRLRVDTGSKRLRERFAVAAQEERQEVAAAIRRAGARHIVLWTAGDWLRPFAAGLLENGVVR, encoded by the coding sequence GTGAGCGGACTGGCCGTCCGCCGGCCGAGACGGGAGGCGCCCGGCCCGGGGCCAATGCCGGAGGCCGTGCTGCGGGCGCTCGATATCAGCATCGGGCGACGGGTGAGCAGCCTGCTGGCGGGCGATTTCCGGTCGCACGGCCTCGGTGCGGGGAGCGAGCTGGCGCAGGTGCGGGAGTACGTGCCGGGCGACGATGTGCGGCGGATCGACTGGAACGTGACGGCGCGGACGCTCGTCCCCCATGTGCGGGAGTTCGTCGCGGAGCGGGTGCTGACGACGTGGCTGGTGCTCGATGCGTCGCCATCGATGCTGTTCGGCACCGCCGAGCGGCGGAAGTTCGACGTTGCCGAGGGCGTGGCGCTGGCCGCGGGGCACGTCGCGACGCGGCACGGGAACGCGCTCGGCGTCTACCAGTTCGACGGGGTGACGGAGCGGCTGACGCGGCCGGCGCAGGGCCGTGCGGGGCTGCTCGCGCTGTTGCTGGCGCTCCGGCTGCAGCCGCCGTCGGAGGGGGCGACGGCCTCGCTCGGGCGGGCGATTGCGCGGGTCGACCGGGTCGCGGGGCGCGGCCGGCTCGTCATTCTCGTTTCGGACTTTCGCGGGCCGAGGGACTGGGAGCGGCCGCTGCTCCAGCTGTGCGGACGGCATGATGTGATAGCGGTGGAGATTCGCGACCCGAGGGAGCAGGAGCTGCCGGACGTGGGCGAGCTGTGGCTGGTCGACCCGGAGACAGGCCGGCGGCTGCGTGTCGATACCGGGTCGAAACGGCTGCGGGAGCGGTTTGCCGTGGCGGCGCAGGAAGAGCGGCAAGAGGTCGCGGCAGCGATCCGGCGGGCCGGGGCGCGCCACATCGTCCTGTGGACGGCCGGCGACTGGCTGCGGCCGTTCGCGGCAGGGCTGCTGGAGAACGGGGTGGTGCGATGA
- a CDS encoding AAA family ATPase, translating to MGHGSGCGPASPDRGGLRVTSWTTESRQEAAARAHAVFEAAMFEIKRVIVGQEQMLERVLVALLANGHLLIEGVPGLAKTLTVKTVAEVLGGTFHRVQFTPDLVPGDLVGTRIYRPDTGTFVAEKGPVFCNILLADEINRAPAKVQSALLEVMQERQVTIGLETFRVPHPFLVMATQNPIESEGTYPLPEAQVDRFMMKVVVDYPAEAEELAIVQRSLAPVGEVKQVLPIEELAKYQQLTEEVYVDRAVAEYAVALANATRHPERFGLVRHKEHIAFGASPRGSINLVHAARAVALLRGRAYVLPGDVYDLARDVLRHRMVLTYQALAEGVTADRILDGILAAVPVPRIELAAGATA from the coding sequence ATGGGGCACGGTAGTGGCTGCGGGCCTGCGAGCCCGGACCGTGGAGGACTCCGAGTGACGAGCTGGACCACTGAATCGCGCCAGGAGGCCGCGGCGCGCGCCCACGCGGTCTTCGAAGCCGCCATGTTCGAGATCAAGCGGGTGATCGTGGGGCAGGAGCAGATGCTCGAGCGGGTGCTCGTGGCGTTGCTCGCGAACGGCCATCTGCTGATCGAAGGCGTTCCGGGACTGGCAAAGACGCTGACGGTGAAGACGGTCGCCGAGGTGCTGGGCGGGACGTTCCACCGGGTGCAGTTCACGCCGGACCTGGTGCCGGGCGACCTGGTGGGGACGCGGATCTACCGGCCGGATACGGGCACCTTCGTGGCCGAGAAAGGGCCGGTGTTCTGCAACATCCTCCTTGCGGATGAGATCAACCGGGCGCCGGCGAAGGTGCAATCGGCGCTGCTGGAAGTGATGCAGGAGCGGCAGGTGACGATCGGGCTGGAGACGTTCCGGGTGCCGCACCCGTTCCTGGTGATGGCCACGCAGAACCCGATCGAATCGGAGGGGACCTACCCGCTGCCGGAAGCGCAGGTCGACCGGTTCATGATGAAGGTGGTGGTGGACTACCCGGCGGAGGCGGAGGAGCTGGCGATCGTGCAGCGGTCGCTGGCGCCGGTGGGGGAGGTGAAGCAGGTGCTCCCGATTGAGGAGCTGGCGAAGTACCAGCAGCTCACGGAGGAGGTGTACGTCGACCGGGCGGTGGCGGAGTACGCGGTCGCGCTGGCGAACGCGACGCGGCACCCGGAGCGGTTCGGGCTGGTGCGGCACAAGGAGCACATCGCATTCGGCGCGAGCCCGCGGGGGAGCATCAACCTGGTCCATGCGGCGCGGGCGGTAGCGCTGCTGCGCGGCCGGGCGTATGTGCTTCCCGGCGATGTGTACGACCTCGCGCGGGATGTGCTGCGGCACCGGATGGTGCTGACGTACCAGGCGCTGGCCGAAGGGGTGACGGCTGACCGGATCCTGGACGGGATCCTGGCGGCGGTGCCGGTTCCGCGCATCGAGCTGGCGGCCGGGGCAACGGCGTGA
- a CDS encoding aldehyde ferredoxin oxidoreductase family protein has product MTTATATNGALAEKGYNGKMLNVNLTTGEITVEYPDESLYRQYLGGYGIGARMLWDRVPKGADPLGPENMLGMFAGLLTGTPLFGQRWQVVCKSPLTGGWGDANCGGDFGGVLKLAGWDGIMFFGKSEKPVYLLIDNDKFELRDASDLWGQGAIENEKVLKDRHGKRASVANIGPAGETLSLISGVCNDHGRLAARSGVGAVMGSKKLKAVVVLADRKVISQTPETIKMLRENLDQFIKPLKDFFHNFGTTGITAMSALNGDSPVKNWGGVGIIDFPQAQQIDGGSQINPRMEKSYGCWRCPIACGAESKESTNPKYPYPHHTHRPEYEAMAAFGTMNLVADPDALIYANHLCNEYGFDVISAGGAISMAIECYQNGIITKEDTEGIELRWGDADAMIAFLKAMGERKGIAAVFADGVKVAAEKIGRGAEKYAMHIGGQELPMHDPKLQPEYYTTYKLDPTPARHTQYEGNKRLGKIPPAPADNKVYTGRGEHHKGASEYMHVVNAGGMCQFIMMAANTANMPTWFNAVTGWDMDLDEMMQIGERIANLRMAYEVREGGNPRKRYVPPRVTGESTEATHAGPLQGIKLDTETLEVEFLKACDWDLETCKPSKAKLEALGLQDVAAALHA; this is encoded by the coding sequence TTGACGACAGCAACAGCGACGAATGGTGCCCTCGCGGAGAAGGGCTACAACGGCAAGATGCTGAACGTGAATCTCACCACGGGTGAGATCACGGTGGAGTACCCGGACGAATCGCTGTATCGCCAGTACCTGGGCGGGTACGGCATCGGGGCGCGGATGCTCTGGGATCGCGTGCCGAAGGGCGCGGACCCGCTCGGCCCGGAGAACATGCTCGGCATGTTCGCGGGGCTTCTGACGGGCACGCCGCTGTTCGGCCAGCGGTGGCAGGTGGTGTGCAAGAGTCCGCTGACGGGCGGCTGGGGCGACGCCAACTGCGGCGGCGACTTCGGCGGCGTGCTGAAGCTGGCCGGGTGGGACGGCATCATGTTCTTCGGGAAGTCGGAGAAGCCGGTCTACCTGCTCATCGATAACGACAAGTTCGAGCTCCGGGACGCGAGCGACCTCTGGGGCCAGGGCGCCATCGAGAACGAGAAGGTGCTGAAGGACCGCCACGGGAAGCGGGCGAGCGTCGCGAACATCGGCCCGGCCGGCGAAACGCTGTCGCTGATCAGCGGGGTGTGCAACGACCACGGCCGGCTGGCGGCGCGCTCGGGCGTGGGCGCGGTGATGGGTTCGAAGAAGCTGAAGGCGGTCGTGGTGCTGGCCGACCGGAAGGTCATCAGCCAGACGCCGGAGACGATCAAGATGCTCCGGGAGAACCTCGACCAGTTCATCAAGCCGCTGAAGGACTTCTTCCACAACTTCGGCACGACGGGCATTACGGCGATGTCGGCGCTGAACGGCGACAGCCCGGTGAAGAACTGGGGCGGCGTCGGCATCATCGATTTCCCGCAGGCGCAGCAGATCGACGGCGGCTCGCAGATCAATCCGCGGATGGAGAAGTCGTACGGTTGCTGGCGGTGCCCGATTGCGTGCGGGGCGGAGTCGAAGGAGTCGACGAATCCGAAGTACCCGTATCCGCATCACACGCACCGGCCGGAGTACGAGGCGATGGCGGCCTTCGGGACGATGAACCTGGTGGCGGACCCGGATGCGCTGATCTACGCGAACCACCTGTGCAATGAGTACGGGTTCGACGTCATCAGCGCGGGCGGCGCCATCTCGATGGCGATCGAGTGCTACCAGAACGGGATCATCACGAAGGAGGACACCGAAGGCATCGAGCTCCGCTGGGGCGACGCCGACGCGATGATCGCCTTCCTGAAGGCGATGGGCGAGCGGAAGGGGATTGCGGCGGTGTTCGCTGACGGCGTGAAGGTTGCGGCGGAGAAGATCGGGCGTGGCGCGGAGAAGTACGCGATGCACATCGGCGGGCAGGAGCTGCCGATGCACGACCCGAAGCTCCAGCCGGAGTACTACACGACCTACAAGCTCGACCCGACGCCGGCGCGTCACACCCAGTACGAGGGGAACAAGCGGCTTGGCAAGATCCCGCCGGCGCCGGCGGACAACAAGGTGTACACCGGCCGCGGCGAGCACCACAAGGGTGCGAGCGAGTACATGCACGTGGTGAACGCCGGCGGCATGTGCCAGTTCATCATGATGGCGGCGAACACTGCGAACATGCCGACGTGGTTCAATGCCGTCACCGGCTGGGACATGGACCTCGACGAGATGATGCAGATCGGCGAGCGGATCGCGAACCTGCGGATGGCGTACGAGGTGCGCGAGGGCGGGAACCCGCGGAAGCGGTATGTGCCGCCGCGGGTGACCGGCGAATCGACGGAGGCGACCCATGCGGGGCCGCTCCAGGGCATCAAGCTCGACACCGAGACGCTTGAGGTCGAGTTCCTCAAGGCGTGCGACTGGGACCTCGAGACCTGCAAGCCGTCGAAGGCGAAGCTGGAAGCGCTCGGGCTGCAGGACGTGGCGGCAGCGCTGCACGCGTAG
- a CDS encoding CaiB/BaiF CoA transferase family protein, translating to MGMLSPYRVIDLTDSRAALGPLMLANLGAEVIRVEPPGFAPPEEEALQYAVSNRGKRRVALDLDAPGDRERFLELVKTADFLFENAPPGAMAARGLGWEQLRALNPALVYVATTPFGQDGPYAHYRTTDLVLAAMGGMMALNGDPDRPPVRVTVPQCWHHAAAESAVGALVAHHLRERTGVGRFVDVSVQAAVFWTGLQAMIAHAIQGKDFERAGTALQLGTITLPMVYRAKDGEVVVLGNGATLVPMMKWLVRDGIVPEEWLEGEEWARYDVKVLAGEPLRYSYEEVLGALQRWIETRTKRELLEIGLETGVTFAPVTTVPEILDFVHLKAREYWRDLAVRPGVVVKAPGPWVRAQCDPLVFGERVEEQTGPEALPAREPRKPAGGDPEGTLPLAGLKVADFSWIGVGPITGKYLADHGADVIRIETSNPPDRLRVGGPFKDGVFGPNRSQFFGAFNTSKRSIAVNLKTEEGREIARKLIAWADVVLESFTPGTMDELGLGYEAAKALNPDVMYVSTCLMGQTGPAAPMAGYGNHAAAISGFYEVTGWDDRPPSGPFTAYTDTIAPRFLATVVMAAVDRWKRTGEGCRIEQAQMEAALHFLAKELVEYQVNGRVPRRAGNADPAMAPHGALPVAGTDEWIAIAVEDDAAWARLAALIGEAWAQEDRWRTLAGRLAGREELERLLAGWTAPQDGMALVERLQQAGIAAGFVKRSSDLLADPQLAHRRFFHPLQHPEMGEVPYEGHQFIISGYQSGPRRPAPCLGEHSMEVLLEVLGLNEEEVARLAAGLG from the coding sequence CGGTCTCGAACCGCGGAAAGCGGAGGGTGGCGCTCGACCTCGACGCCCCGGGCGACCGGGAGCGGTTCCTCGAGCTGGTGAAGACGGCGGACTTCCTGTTCGAGAACGCGCCGCCGGGCGCAATGGCGGCGCGGGGCCTCGGCTGGGAGCAGCTGCGGGCGTTGAACCCGGCGCTGGTGTACGTGGCGACGACGCCTTTCGGGCAGGACGGCCCGTATGCCCACTACCGGACGACGGACCTGGTGCTGGCGGCGATGGGCGGGATGATGGCGCTGAACGGCGACCCGGACCGGCCGCCGGTGCGGGTGACGGTGCCGCAGTGCTGGCACCACGCGGCTGCGGAGAGCGCCGTGGGCGCGCTGGTGGCGCACCACCTGCGCGAGCGGACGGGCGTCGGGAGGTTCGTCGATGTGTCGGTGCAGGCGGCGGTCTTCTGGACCGGGCTCCAGGCGATGATCGCGCATGCCATCCAGGGGAAGGACTTCGAGCGGGCCGGGACGGCGCTCCAGCTCGGGACGATTACACTGCCGATGGTGTACCGGGCGAAGGACGGCGAGGTCGTGGTGCTGGGGAACGGGGCGACGCTCGTGCCGATGATGAAATGGCTGGTGCGCGACGGCATCGTGCCGGAGGAGTGGCTGGAGGGTGAGGAATGGGCCCGGTACGACGTGAAGGTGCTGGCCGGGGAGCCCCTGAGGTACTCGTACGAGGAGGTGCTCGGCGCGCTGCAGCGGTGGATCGAGACGCGGACGAAACGGGAGCTGCTCGAGATCGGGCTCGAAACGGGCGTGACGTTCGCGCCGGTCACGACCGTGCCGGAGATCCTGGATTTCGTCCATCTGAAGGCGCGGGAGTACTGGCGGGACCTCGCGGTGCGGCCGGGCGTGGTGGTGAAGGCGCCGGGGCCGTGGGTGCGGGCGCAGTGCGACCCGCTCGTCTTCGGGGAACGGGTCGAGGAGCAGACCGGGCCGGAGGCGCTCCCGGCGCGGGAGCCGCGGAAGCCGGCCGGCGGCGACCCGGAGGGAACGCTGCCGCTGGCAGGGCTGAAGGTGGCGGACTTTTCGTGGATCGGCGTGGGGCCGATTACGGGGAAGTACCTGGCCGACCACGGCGCCGACGTCATCCGCATCGAAACATCGAACCCGCCGGACCGGCTGCGGGTGGGCGGGCCGTTCAAGGACGGCGTTTTCGGGCCGAACCGGAGCCAGTTCTTCGGCGCGTTCAACACGTCGAAGCGGTCGATCGCCGTGAACCTGAAGACGGAGGAGGGACGGGAGATCGCGCGGAAGCTCATCGCTTGGGCGGACGTGGTGCTGGAGTCGTTTACGCCGGGGACGATGGACGAGCTGGGGCTGGGATACGAGGCGGCGAAGGCGCTGAACCCCGACGTGATGTATGTCTCGACGTGCCTGATGGGGCAGACCGGGCCGGCGGCGCCGATGGCCGGGTACGGCAACCATGCGGCGGCGATCAGCGGCTTTTACGAGGTGACCGGCTGGGACGACCGGCCGCCGTCGGGGCCGTTCACGGCATACACGGACACGATCGCGCCGCGCTTCCTGGCGACGGTGGTGATGGCCGCGGTCGACCGGTGGAAGCGGACGGGCGAGGGCTGCCGGATCGAGCAGGCGCAGATGGAGGCGGCGCTGCACTTCCTCGCGAAGGAGCTGGTGGAGTACCAGGTGAACGGGAGGGTGCCGCGGCGGGCCGGCAACGCCGACCCGGCGATGGCGCCACACGGGGCGTTACCCGTCGCGGGGACGGACGAGTGGATCGCGATTGCGGTGGAGGACGACGCAGCCTGGGCGCGGCTGGCAGCGCTGATCGGCGAGGCGTGGGCGCAGGAGGATCGGTGGCGGACGCTGGCGGGACGCCTGGCGGGCCGGGAGGAGCTGGAGCGGCTGCTGGCGGGGTGGACGGCGCCGCAGGACGGGATGGCGCTGGTGGAGCGGCTGCAGCAGGCGGGGATTGCGGCCGGTTTCGTGAAGCGGTCGAGCGACCTGCTGGCGGACCCGCAGCTGGCGCACCGGCGGTTTTTCCACCCGCTCCAGCACCCGGAGATGGGCGAGGTGCCGTACGAGGGGCACCAGTTCATCATCAGCGGGTACCAGAGCGGGCCGCGACGGCCTGCGCCCTGCCTCGGGGAGCATTCGATGGAGGTGCTGCTGGAGGTGCTGGGCCTGAACGAAGAGGAGGTAGCGCGGCTGGCAGCGGGGCTCGGGTGA